AATCCTGATATTTTTGTCACTCCCCTATTTAAATCCTTTATAATGATATCTTTTATAAGTTCCGATTTTTCCGAAACTATAAAAGCTACCTTTGATCCTCCGAAACCTAATTGTATTAAATCAATAGCCTTACTTGTTATGACTAAGGATATAATGGCATAAAGAGCTTTTTCTGCATCAAATACGAAAGCTGCAGCAATAATTACAGCTCCATCTATTATTCCCTGAGAATTACCGATACTTATTCCTGCATACTTATTTATAATGCTTGCCACTATGGAAGTACCTCCTGTGGAAGCATCACTTTTAAAAACCAGTCCAAGACCTACACCCGAAAGTAATCCTCCATATATGCTTCCCAAAAGGGGATTTAATGTAATTGGATGTAGGTTGGTAGTAAAAAATATAAATAAGGGTAATACAAGAGAACCAAAAACAGTTCTCATCATAAATTTTTTATTTAACACCAAAAGACCCACAAAAAATAATACTATATTTCCAACCCATTGGGTAATTGCCGGCTCTATATGTGATATATGTTCTATTAACAGGGATATTCCAGCTATTCCACCGGAAGCTATCTGATTGGGTTTAAGAAATAAATTAAATCCAAGGACTGTTATAGCACATCCCACTATCAACTGAAAACACTGCATAATATAATAATGTTTAGCAGCCTTACCTGTAATAAATCTTCTTCCAGTCATTAAAAACCTCCTTTTTCAAGATAGTATAAATTATAAACATTTATTCTATATATTGAAAAATAAGTAAGCAGTGATCGTTGCTTTATATTTTTGAATTTGCCATTTCACTTAAAGTGTCTGACATTTCGGAAACTTGTTGAACACTAGATGTAATCTCCTGTATTGCCGCCGTTTGCTGTTCCGTAGTTTCAAGAGTGGAATTAGAGGTCTCAATAGTGTTATCCACTGATTCTTGTATTTTTTTAGTTAGATCTACTATGGTAGAAGCTGTCTGCTTTGAATCTTCGGATAATTTTCTTATTTCACTGGCTACAACTCCAAAGCCTCTCCCTAATTCCCCGGCTCTAGCCGCTTCTATAGCCGCATTTAAACCAAGCATTTTGGTCTGCTCTGCTATATTTTTTATAGCATTTAATACACTGTTTATTTCTAAAGAAATACTTTTTACTCTGGTAATTTCCTCATTTAAAACTTTCTGGTTACTACTTACATCTACAGAGGATGCTGCCAATTCCTCCATGGTAGCTGAAATCTGTTCAAAGTTTTCAGAAAGATTTGACGCAACCGTTCCCACTAATATGGATTCATAGCCTATTTTACAAAGTGCATTAGCAACTACATACAGCACTTCAGATGCTGCCTTTACATTTTTTTCATCTACCTTGTAAACATGATTTGAAGCCTCCACATACTTATCCGCATTCACTCCTATTTCAGAGGCAGTATCCCTAAAACGTGATTCTCCTGGATGTGAATACATAACTTGTCCACCTAATATGGTGCCTATGGTTTTGCCTTTTATCATTATAGGTGCAGCAAAATCAATCAGCCCTGCATGACAGGTATAAACATAAGGCTTTCCAAGTCTTGTAGCCTCTTCTCCTCCCCTTTTATGAGACTCTGCACAGCGTGCCTCTCCTGCAGAAGTAGACTGGGTAAGATCCAAACAAAAATTAGTGTAGGAACTAGGTTTTGTTACAGGCTTTCCATTCTTATCCACTGTTACACTTGCAATATTCATACCATCAGCAAAATTATCCTGAAACTTTTGCAATATATTTATATCTATAACATCCTCCACTTCTAATAAATCTAAATCTACTTCTCCATTATCCAATATTTTTATCATTATAATGCCTCCCTTTACAAATAAAATTTTTTATTATAATATACATTATATATTATATACCGGTGAAATTCTTAACTCTATATAAAGTTTTAATACCCACTTTACACTTGTATTTATAAGAATTTTCAACTATAATGTAAACTATATTATAGTATAATATATGATTTTTATCTATATATTTATATTCGTATAACTTATAAAAATTATTATATCTATATATTATATAAAAAGTAATTTAAAAAGATACAGGATTCCTGAATTTAAACTTAATTTACACACAAATTAAGTTTAAAAACAGAAATCCTATAAATTACGGCATTTACTTTAATGCTTTAAAGGGGGGAAGATAAAAATATAACTGCAGCCAGGTAAATACTTAAATTTAAATATGGATTTTTCTATAAGTAATCTAAAATTATCGGCTCTAAACTGTAAATTAAAATAAATAGGGGGTAAAAAATGAGTGCATCATTAATAATTATTATACTTTATATAGCAATGCTATTTGTAATAAGTTCCTTTGCCAAACGAAGAGTGTCCAAAGAGGGAGAAAGTTATACCCTAGCAGGTAGAGAACTTTCAACTCCTCTTATAGCCTGCTCACTTATAGGTCTTGCCATTGGGGGTGCTTCTACCATAGGTGTTGCAGAACAGGCCTATGGTATAGGTCTTGCTGCAGGATGGTACACTGTAGCCTGGGGATTTGCAGCTATAGTTATGGGACTTGTTACTGCTGAAAAATACAGAAATTTCAATGTATCCACGGTACCGGAGCTTTTTGGAAAGTTCTACGATGAAAAAGGAAGATTTATCTGCGTTATATGTCAGATGATTATCCTCATTGTAGTTGTGTCACTTCAGTATATTGCCGGCGGTTCCATTTTATCTTCACTTTTACCTGGCGTATTTACATTAAAATCTGGTATGGTAGTCAGTGCCTGTGTATTTATAGGTATAACTTTTATGGGCGGAATGTGGTCTGCAGGATTATGCAATTTATTTAATGTACCTTTAAAATATGCAGGAGTTATACTCTGTACCATATTAGCGGTAATATCCACCGGCGGATTCCAAAATATAAAATTGAATTTACCACAAAATGTACCTTATTTCAGCTTCACCCAGGGTACTGGCATATGGATAATTTTAAGTTGGTTTTTAATTATGCTGACTCAGGTCATGTCTATGCAGGGACCTGTACAGATAGCTTTTGCAGCTAAGGACTCCAAAACTGCAAAAAAAGGATTTATAATAGGTGGACTATGTATGATTCCCATAGGATTTTTATGTGCGCTTATAGGTATGTCAGCCAAGGTGGCTTTTCCAGATGTAAGTGCAACATTGGCACTGCCTAAGATGATATTGTCGCTAAATCCTGTAGCAGCAGGCATAACTCTTGCAGCACTTTGGGCTGCAGATGTATCTACTGCCTGTAATCTATTATTGGGAGCGTCTACACTATTTTCACAGGATATATACAAAAAATCCATAAATCCAAAAGTAGATGAAAAAAAATATCTTATAATAAATAAGGTATCAGTTATTGTGCTTGGAGTATTTACTTTTGTATTGGCTTCGTCCATGTCAGGTATATTAAAAACTATCTCCATAGGTTTGAGTCTCTGCACTGCCTTTACAATAGTATTTTTATTTACCATATTTTGTCCTAAACTATGCAGAAAGAGTTCCGCTTTTTACACTACTTTAGTAAGCATAATAGTTTTATTTGTATGGCAAATAGTACCTTCATTTAGAATATTCCCTCATGTAATATTTATGGAATGGCTAGTATGTCTTTGCACCTTCCTATTGATAGCAGTACTGGACAGACACAATATATTTACATCTGAACAGTTAAAATCCATTGAAGATGTTGTGTAAATTTAGAATGATCTAAAAATCATACATATACATTGTTAAAACAACATTGGACAGAAAATATATTTTTAATACATTTCTGTCCAATTTTTATTCTATTAATTTTTTGAAACATATTTTTCCCACAAAACTCTAATCTGGTTAAGGTGGTGTAAAATATTTAAAATGTAATCCGCCTTCTTTTGAGAGCCCATAATTAGCCCTTCAAATTCACCTCTATCATTATTAGACTTTTTAAGTATATTGGTAAGTTCATAATTTATCTTTTCTACATCACTTAAATTATTTTTCTGAGAACCTTTTACATTATCAAAATGTTTTAAAAATTCTCCCTGTGACAATACAATGCCATCCATCAATACATCTGATTTTTTAATACCCTGAACTGCACTGGAGACTTTGTCCATTCCTTCCTTTGACTTTCTGCTGAGCTGTTCTATAATTTCTGTCATACCTTTTAGAGAGTTTATTATATCTTTTACATTTTCCTGAGAATTAACAGATAATTTTTTTATTTCATCTGCAACAATGGAAAAACCTCTTCCATATTCTCCTGCCCTTGAAGCTTCTATAGATGCATTTAATGAAAGCAATTTTGTTTGTTTTGCTACATTTGAAATAACATTTGTAAATTGTTCAATACTTTCATACTGTGTCTTTAATTTATCACACAAAATTATAAACTCATTAAACATTTTCTCTATAATATTCATTTCCCCATCCATAAGGGCATTTTGCTCTTTTACATTGCTGACCTTTTCCGATTCTTTAATGGAACTTTTAAAAAGTTTTTCTATTAAATCATTAATATTTTTACTGCTTTCAGCTAAATCCTGGAGATGTTCCTCAACTTTTTTTATCTGACGTTCTGTATAACCCGACTCATTTAAAAGCATGTCTATGTTAGATGTAGATATTTCCTCTTCTTTTATTATACTATTAGTTTCTTTTTCTATTTCTTTATTTAATTCAAATACCTGAGTTATATATGGGAATATGTACTTTGTATTATCTTCATCAATATTTTTGGGATGTATCTTCCTATTAAAATTTTCTGTCATATGCTTAATCACCCCTATTCCACCAACAGCATTACCATAGTTTGATTTAAATGTTTCTTATAATATTGTTCCCCATAACTTATAAATCCGGCAGTATTTCTACAAAATGAAGTCATTTCCCCATCAAAATCTTTCCATATATTATCTTTAATAAATAATAGTTTTCTAAATATACAATTTATAGAAAATACAAAAGAAGGCTTAAAAGATACATTTTTTAATGTTCCTCTCAATACACCAATAGGATCTACAGGTTTTAAAAGATATACAAATGTATTTATCATAAGTTCACTATAAAATGTAATAGACTTATCTTCATTTACTTTCATGGGAGAAGCAATAAGTATGTCATCTTCATATAATTTTCCAAGAGGGTTGCTCATAAAATATTCTGGAAGTCTACTTTCACTTACTCCCACTGCACGAGCATATTCCGCACTTGCAGGATTATTATTAAAAGTCACTACCCTTCTTTTTACCACATCGGCTTCAGTAACTCTCAATATTTTATCCGTTTTTACATATATATTTTCCTTGATAATATCCGTCCTTCTCTTCAAGTTAAAAAACAAGGCAATATTCATAACCCTTTTATTTCCCATATAAATATAAGTCTCTTTGAATTTCTCATTATCCCCTGCACTACCGCCTATAATTTTAAAATTAGATTCTATAAAATAAAAAGTACTTAAAATACTTTCTTCAATTCCCTTCAGTCCATCACACAACAGCAGCATAAATGCATTTTTATTACCTCTTACATTTTCATAGGCCTTTTTAAGCTCATTTATACTCAATATGGGTGGGTATGATATCTCTACCACCTCTACCTCTTTTTTATTATATTGAAAACCGGTAATCACCCCATCTGTATATCCTCTATATGTATATTCTCCTGCAGTTGAACAGAGTATGATATCTTTATAAACATTTTTAGATAATTCTTTTATATTATCCACAGAGGAAAATAAGACAATCCCCTTATCTTCATCAGCCTCTCCCATGAATTTAACAGCTTCCTGCACTTTCGAAAAACATAAAGCTTTCATATCCAATCTCCTTATTTTAACAATTTATGCTAATTTAAATCATACTAAATATTATATCATAATTAATAAGGATTTTCCGTACATAATATGAATTATTTATAATATATAACTAATTTTTATACATTTTGCCATTTAAATTAATTAAATATATAAATAAAAAGATATTCCCACAAGATAGCAGGAGCATGTGATTTCCAGTTACCACAGTGTTAAAGTTATCTTCCATAATGACGATATTACTAATGATTACTTTATAAGGGGGATTATAACTTTGATTACGTTTAAAAATGGAGTTATCAACTTTTCTAACATAATTGGCAATGGTTACGTTAGAAATAAAACATCATCATTAAAACCAATTGAAGATTTATCTGCAAAATTAAATAATAGTTTACTACATGATATAGGCCACATATCCGACGATGCAAAATTACAATATGAATACATGCAAAAATTAACAGGAACAGAAAATAATACGGAAAATAAGTCTACTGCACAAGCCCCAGAAAATATACACAACAGTGGAAATACATTTATATCTGAAAACTCTGTAGATGCCGACTTTATAGAAAAATATGCTTTAAATTATTCAAAAATAAGAAAAGAAATTATGGAACAATTTTCTCCAGAAGAATCAGATGAAAAAATAGCTATTTTAGATAAAGCCTATAATGATGCCATTAACACCGCGGCCCAAAGCGTAACTAATGATTTTCGATATTTTTTTGACTATGCCTCTACAAAATGGAGCTATGGAAATATTTCAAATGATAATAGATTTGATGTAGAAGCCTTTAAAGACAGCCTACTTTCCCTGGCTGACAAAGCCATTTCTGTAGTAAGGCAATCCTTTGAAAATAAGGATTCAGACATATTAAATAATCTGGAATATAATATTGAAATAAAACTTTCCGGTAATGAATCAGTTACAAATATTGAAAATATCAACTATAATGACATAAAAGAAATTCATAATTTTTTAAAGGAATTACCTAAATTCAAAGATCATGTTAGAGAATACTCCTCAGATGGCACATACAATCCAGTTCCCGGCAATTGGTCTACAGAAGATGCAGCAAATGCCATAAACAAGGCATATACTATGACGGAGAACTTACTAAAATCAGGTAAAATTTCTGATTTTGCAGAAAAAAAAGTTTTTAATACCCTGTTAAAGAACATATCAGCCTATCATAAAAGTTTTGCATTTAGTTCTCAATCAGATGAATATCAAAATCAAATCAATAAAGATAAATCTTACTATGAGCTGTTAAAAAAACAATATGAGAAATATGAAAAAAAACTGGAAGAAGTTGAAAAACAGAAAAAAATGAAATTAATGCTGATTTATCTCGAAATAATGTCTCCTATTAAAGATCAGCTAACAGAGGCAAAAAATAGATTGGATGAATCTATGGCTAAGAAGGAGGCCCTAGAACAAAATCCTGAAAGTGTAGTAAATACGGGAGCTTACA
This window of the Clostridium kluyveri DSM 555 genome carries:
- a CDS encoding YitT family protein, yielding MTGRRFITGKAAKHYYIMQCFQLIVGCAITVLGFNLFLKPNQIASGGIAGISLLIEHISHIEPAITQWVGNIVLFFVGLLVLNKKFMMRTVFGSLVLPLFIFFTTNLHPITLNPLLGSIYGGLLSGVGLGLVFKSDASTGGTSIVASIINKYAGISIGNSQGIIDGAVIIAAAFVFDAEKALYAIISLVITSKAIDLIQLGFGGSKVAFIVSEKSELIKDIIIKDLNRGVTKISGFGGYTEEERTILMVVMNQSEINIFKSLIKSIDAGSFIIISDTYEVLGQGFNLHKEAKKQGQILNN
- a CDS encoding PocR ligand-binding domain-containing protein is translated as MIKILDNGEVDLDLLEVEDVIDINILQKFQDNFADGMNIASVTVDKNGKPVTKPSSYTNFCLDLTQSTSAGEARCAESHKRGGEEATRLGKPYVYTCHAGLIDFAAPIMIKGKTIGTILGGQVMYSHPGESRFRDTASEIGVNADKYVEASNHVYKVDEKNVKAASEVLYVVANALCKIGYESILVGTVASNLSENFEQISATMEELAASSVDVSSNQKVLNEEITRVKSISLEINSVLNAIKNIAEQTKMLGLNAAIEAARAGELGRGFGVVASEIRKLSEDSKQTASTIVDLTKKIQESVDNTIETSNSTLETTEQQTAAIQEITSSVQQVSEMSDTLSEMANSKI
- a CDS encoding sodium:solute symporter family protein codes for the protein MSASLIIIILYIAMLFVISSFAKRRVSKEGESYTLAGRELSTPLIACSLIGLAIGGASTIGVAEQAYGIGLAAGWYTVAWGFAAIVMGLVTAEKYRNFNVSTVPELFGKFYDEKGRFICVICQMIILIVVVSLQYIAGGSILSSLLPGVFTLKSGMVVSACVFIGITFMGGMWSAGLCNLFNVPLKYAGVILCTILAVISTGGFQNIKLNLPQNVPYFSFTQGTGIWIILSWFLIMLTQVMSMQGPVQIAFAAKDSKTAKKGFIIGGLCMIPIGFLCALIGMSAKVAFPDVSATLALPKMILSLNPVAAGITLAALWAADVSTACNLLLGASTLFSQDIYKKSINPKVDEKKYLIINKVSVIVLGVFTFVLASSMSGILKTISIGLSLCTAFTIVFLFTIFCPKLCRKSSAFYTTLVSIIVLFVWQIVPSFRIFPHVIFMEWLVCLCTFLLIAVLDRHNIFTSEQLKSIEDVV
- a CDS encoding methyl-accepting chemotaxis protein, which codes for MTENFNRKIHPKNIDEDNTKYIFPYITQVFELNKEIEKETNSIIKEEEISTSNIDMLLNESGYTERQIKKVEEHLQDLAESSKNINDLIEKLFKSSIKESEKVSNVKEQNALMDGEMNIIEKMFNEFIILCDKLKTQYESIEQFTNVISNVAKQTKLLSLNASIEASRAGEYGRGFSIVADEIKKLSVNSQENVKDIINSLKGMTEIIEQLSRKSKEGMDKVSSAVQGIKKSDVLMDGIVLSQGEFLKHFDNVKGSQKNNLSDVEKINYELTNILKKSNNDRGEFEGLIMGSQKKADYILNILHHLNQIRVLWEKYVSKN
- a CDS encoding FIST signal transduction protein, which codes for MKALCFSKVQEAVKFMGEADEDKGIVLFSSVDNIKELSKNVYKDIILCSTAGEYTYRGYTDGVITGFQYNKKEVEVVEISYPPILSINELKKAYENVRGNKNAFMLLLCDGLKGIEESILSTFYFIESNFKIIGGSAGDNEKFKETYIYMGNKRVMNIALFFNLKRRTDIIKENIYVKTDKILRVTEADVVKRRVVTFNNNPASAEYARAVGVSESRLPEYFMSNPLGKLYEDDILIASPMKVNEDKSITFYSELMINTFVYLLKPVDPIGVLRGTLKNVSFKPSFVFSINCIFRKLLFIKDNIWKDFDGEMTSFCRNTAGFISYGEQYYKKHLNQTMVMLLVE